One genomic region from Leptospiraceae bacterium encodes:
- a CDS encoding TfoX/Sxy family protein, with translation MGSNNEFRDFVLDQLSGMGGFETKNMFGGTAVLKDGVAFAKIKQGTLWLKVNDKNIENFTKMGMKQYTYGNDNQRKLNFYEAPAEVLENADQLVEWASRSFKAAVESRK, from the coding sequence ATGGGATCAAATAATGAATTCAGGGATTTTGTACTGGATCAGTTGAGCGGCATGGGCGGTTTCGAAACCAAAAATATGTTCGGCGGGACTGCTGTTCTAAAAGATGGAGTGGCATTTGCTAAAATAAAGCAAGGAACTTTATGGCTGAAAGTAAATGATAAAAACATTGAAAACTTTACAAAAATGGGTATGAAGCAATATACTTACGGCAACGACAATCAACGCAAATTAAATTTTTATGAAGCTCCGGCAGAGGTTCTTGAAAATGCAGATCAATTGGTGGAGTGGGCTTCCAGGTCATTCAAAGCGGCAGTAGAATCCAGAAAATAG
- a CDS encoding DUF1330 domain-containing protein: MSENSTLIVTAVPDSQNMEAVQEYLGGVMPLFMEAGGKLQKRLKVNEVIKGNPSGMVLVMDFESAEVIQKLFGSEEYQKLVPVRDQGFKEMNILVCQGM; the protein is encoded by the coding sequence ATGAGTGAAAATTCAACATTAATTGTAACTGCTGTACCGGATTCGCAGAATATGGAGGCAGTTCAGGAATATCTGGGTGGGGTTATGCCCCTGTTTATGGAAGCAGGCGGTAAACTGCAGAAACGTCTGAAAGTAAACGAAGTTATTAAAGGCAATCCGAGCGGTATGGTCCTGGTTATGGATTTCGAATCAGCTGAAGTCATTCAAAAACTATTTGGTTCCGAAGAATACCAGAAACTTGTGCCGGTTAGGGATCAGGGTTTTAAAGAAATGAATATCCTGGTCTGCCAGGGAATGTAA